From the Brassica napus cultivar Da-Ae chromosome A8, Da-Ae, whole genome shotgun sequence genome, one window contains:
- the LOC106444598 gene encoding defensin-like protein 19, which produces MASSYARLLLLCLSIFLIASTEVMMVEGRVCQRRSKTWTGFCGNTRGCDSQCKRWERASHGACHAQFPGFACFCYFNC; this is translated from the exons ATGGCTTCTTCTTACGCACGTTTGCTCTTGCTTTGCCTATCCATCTTCCTCATCGCTTCCACTG AGGTGATGATGGTGGAAGGAAGAGTTTGCCAGAGGAGAAGCAAGACATGGACAGGGTTTTGTGGCAACACTCGCGGCTGTGACAGTCAGTGTAAGAGATGGGAACGGGCTTCACACGGGGCTTGTCACGCTCAGTTCCCGGGGTTCGCATGTTTTTGCTACTTCAACTGCTGA